A window of Vanessa atalanta chromosome 29, ilVanAtal1.2, whole genome shotgun sequence genomic DNA:
tgaataattttattttcctaaTTGATGTTCGTATACGTTATATAGATGAACAAAGATGGCGCTGTGTTCAATTTAAAACACCAAGTacagttttgttaatattaaataaattatttttaaactaacataTTTACGAATGAACCCAGTGATGCCAGATCGGCCTGATTTACTGTCGAACATAAACggctttacttataaattaatttgtaaagcgATTTGTTAAGTAATGCTGTCTCCTTCTTTCGAGTGTTAATTCAGAAACGAGTGAAAGAGAGGATACAGTGTTTCTAAGCATCGCCTAAAAAGCTTTTATAAGTGAGGCTGTAATTACTACagtcaaatattttcaatagaacgttgtttaaattataaatgtaatgatataaaatagcTTTAgtgttgttgaaataaaatctaattttcagttttgtcttttatttcttttaaggtTATGATATTGATGTCGGGTGTGTATATCGATACCActgtcaactatcgatagttaaggtgctagcgatagtatcgataatattgattaaatactatcgagtcaaactatcgatagttctacAACGCTGGTCGGGACGTAGACCTTGCCTTGGCTTCACAATTAACTATCCTGGGTCATTTGATGCCtactgaaaaaatatacttgGATAACTGACAACTACAAGCCACTGGGGTACAATAGCAGCAGAgtggaggggggggggggtgttatCATATGAAAACATCTCAAATCCATGCCAATGATCATTACAGGCATTTTTAGTGGATACTACATAACGGCTACTCTCAAGAGCACCGATTAAAGTTAGTTTGGTTTATCAATGAACAAACTTATGAGTTAACAATTACttctcaaaaaaaaatccactCGTGATGGAAGTGTTTCTTCGATTCTAAAAGAATCAACACTATTGAACCTCAACCATAACTTTTAATGTATGACGTATGTGTGTTTGTTCAATTAAACGTGTTCCaaataaaacagttaatttttaattaaaaatgaatatgaaaaaaaaaacaaagaccaTGGTTCcataatctatatttaacaatatcatttaatatttacatagtttttaatggacaacatttttaatatcatcgTTGGaggttgaaatgaaaattataaataattttgctaaaactattctaaacaaaataaataaattaacttttacacCTGCGTTCCCATTAAAGGACGATCGCAACAGTTGTCAACAGTCTTTAACAAgaattgcttaaatatataagatatattcatatatgcaatggatatcaaatcaaatcaaagagcgttaatttttaaactaaaaaggtTCCAAGTATATTAGAACTAAACACTCACGAAGGCCCATGTCAAACTAAAACAAAGGTaatgatgtaattttttatctgtgtatgGATTCGGATacgtgaataatattttatcagtttCAGATACGTTTACGAATACGAAACTATTTCAGGATAAATTCAGTTAcggatattagattatttagaaattgcaAAAgagaatattacaatttaagttTCGAACCATAagagaaaagtcaaataaacaacatttgacagcaaattgacgcgatgtcattggtcgagagcttgattaatctgtgatattcactatggattagCGAAAAactggcgttttgaacgtcgacgaaactgttatcgaaaatttggaagtaaaattaaagttgaaataagtagttaagtttaatagtgttgtattataaataaagatgtattaatcataaactcttagtagtgcacaatatagctgagttcttaaatcgcatgaaatacgtaaatctaaggtttgtttatcttccgACTTCCATTAGAATAGGTGATAGGCTATTATTTGGTAATAAGTTGGGTTAAATTTTAGCTCTTTTCTTTGAATATAAcacgatacaaaaataaaattcaaataaacattttttttattcggaaTCGTTTACGGTTTCGGATATCCGATAAGTTTCGGTTATGTTACGGTGCTCCATAATTGCTTCAAACTAATTTTCTTTTAGGGATGTTACAAGGTGATTTACTGTAGACCTTTCTCGAAAACGTTTTGGTAGTGCATTTTCGATTGCAACATATCATTTTCATTCATATCAATGTGTAGGGGGGGCAGTAGAGCTCCTGCTATTgacctgaaacaaaaaaaaaaaaaattagaaagaGACAAACAAGGCATAAATTGAAGATTGATTGAAgacttttatttatcattttaatatccaTAAGCAGTTGTTGTCGTTGTTtctttgtctttttatttaattgacattacatttacattagcagcctgtaaatttcccactgctgggttaaggcctcctctcccttgaggagaaggcttggagcatattccatcacgctgctccaatgcgggttggtggaatacacatgtggcagaatttcgttgaaattagacacatgcaggtttcctcacgatgttttccttcaccaccgagcacgagatgaattataaacacaaattaagcacatgaaaattcagtggtgcctgcctgggtttgaacccgaaatcatcggttaagatgcacgcgttctaaccactgggccatctcggctctccactgggccatctcggctctcaactggcccatctcggctctccactaggccatctcggctctcaactggcccatctcggctctccactGGGCATATATGCAGCTATATGGGCTATAATGCAGCGACTTGTAAAAAAAGTCCCCGGGGCCTTATTAGCTTTGGAACATCTATGCACTATGGTAGCTACGGTAAGGGGTACTCCAAGGGGTAGAACTTTGGGGCTCTGGTTGCATCAGTCAGCCCTATGATAGCTATGTGAGTGAATAAGGACCAGTCTCGCACAATAATCTAAGTAAGAAAATTAGGTAACTCACCTCCCCTCTGCATTTAAGAAGTTAAAAGTCGAGCAAGCATGCTCCGTAGCCAATATCTCAACATTAAGCTTCGCTTCTCTGGACGCTTTGAATACAGAATTTATAACTTTCCTCTCTTTAGTTTCTAAACCTATTATCTGCAAAGATTCCGATGAGTTAACAAATATCTAGATATAATTGTTAGAACTATAGTAACCGTCATGAGaagctataaattttgtaaacaagtcTTCAGGAGTTCACAACATTTGgaccaacaaaaaaaatgaatttgtttaagatttaataaattattaagtaacaaatattaattaacatatattatttaaaaataattattcgtcagattcataagtaaaattaacaaacgaTCCGCGATGTATGCAAAGCAATGAAACAAACTCGTACGCATTCGAAACTCGAATGACGCGTTTATCTCAAAATGGCGTCCCGATAGTTTACAATCCCTGCGACGGACGCGTTCCGGTACCAAAAAACACAAACGATATGACATATAACAATATGAtccgactaaattaaataggttgTTACTTTCATATAATCCGTCTATATTTCATGTCGATTGAATatggtcaatttattattatctcgcagtataaaatgtttacttagtaaaagatgttagtttacataatttatagcttctcGTGACGGGTACTATAGTATAAACTAATCAATATAAATGGTCGTAGTTGTCTACGTGGCTCACTAGTTGGAGCCAGTGTCTATGTCGCTttattgacttttctgttcGGTCGTATTACACTACATTATTCACACTCTCTTGTGTCAGCTGTTATCATGTGCTGCCTgggttacaaaataaatatcagtacACTTATATGATCTTGACTTATTTTCGCCTAATCCCatcaataatcaaattataataatgataataatttattgtttgaaaagttaccggtaaataaattttagcttactgatttaaattaaaatattcaaattgattcataatataattgttaaggTCTTCACGCCTCTGTTGCTCTAAGACCTCCAAACCTTTAAATCCGActctgtggtgaccacttaccatcaggtggcccatttgcccgaccGACTTCTTAAATATATTCTCCAATCTTACCAACAAATCGATCTTGGGTTCCAGGAGCTTAAAGAACCGAAGCGAAGCCTCGTTGATTTCACTTGAAGTCCGTATTTGCCACGATAATATTGTcctgaacataatattttacacatacatataaataatacaaaacccGGCAATCGTTAtcctgtaaatatatattataattaaaaaaaaactatgagtTTTTAGTTAGGAAGCCCATCTCAGCAGGTAAGCACCGCCTACTCATCAATCATCACACGTTCTAACTCCATAATAAGTATTGTAGAGTTTCGGCTTGAAGAGTGAtagagccattgtaactacaggcacctcAATCTCAGTACCTAAGGTGTATCGGCGAAGTTATGtgtgattaatttttttcttaatatacgGGGTGTGGTCTTCACTTGCCATAAATTTACACCTTGACCTACCtatgccatataaaaaaaaaaacaaaaattagcaataaaataaCCAAGAAAAACTTACCTAGGGAATATAGCAACAGGTCCTAGCACTGTGATCCCGTTGTTCAAACGAAAGCCATACTGAAACAAATATCCTCACATCACGTATATTGTATGACTTGTACCATATTCAAGGGAGACGAAAGCCCTGGGAATTATATACTGCAGAACAGGGCTCCCAGTAgagccaattttttttatacgcaAGAAGTTACATTTGAACTTATTTTCAGTTTACTatgaatgtaaatatgtatgtatatgtattttgtgtattgtatttttatgtatgtttatgtattatatttttatttatgtaagtatttatattttcatattttttatactacagTCTGCACTATTTTGCCCGCTGCATCACCCtgtcactcacctccataggttgactggaagaaatctcttttagagataagtccacctttgcctgtacatatattactgtACCATCATTgatattttagtgcaataaagaatataatacataaacgcgtctcggcaaacgtgtaggacgtcctcaggcacggtggagtgatgATTTGCgtaagacggctggcaggagctggatgcgagttgccgaaaaGAGATTACAGTGGCGTGcaattggagaggcctatgtccagcagtggacgaatgtgggctgacgatgataattaatgtaatatataaaaaaaattgttaataataataatcttatttgaaaaatataagcatcacagttattacacaaagtcGCTTATattcgtaactttttttttaaatattcttactaatttgactaaaacataCTAAGCACTAAGgacgaatgaaataaaatttagtaaaaataaaatttataaaaaaaaagtaagcaaaataagcttaaatctatttaggaactccaaaaaatatttaaaattctggAATATATAGAATTGTTAGTGTTTGCATTGATTAAAACGAAAAGTCGCTACAGAGTACATTACGGACGACCTTTTCTTGCTACTTTCACAAATCTTCATTATGTTTGGGTTTAtatggtttaattattttttttgttatgtatgtaattattcaAGACAATCTATTATACACGCTTTATACActaaattatacacatattgTATCGAAATTATACGATCTGGCAGCCCTGGGGCACATGTATCTACAAACTCAAGTGCACTGTTCCCTCAATCACGATCTGATAAGGGCTGCAAACGAACGGGAAGAGTCAAGGGCGCAGGACCAGCGGTTTTATGTGCTTTCCGAGACATGACTAAATAATTCCAACTCCTATCCTCTAAGCTGCTGCTGGGAATTTTCCATTTGACAAACCCCATTTAAGTTTATTGGTCAGACCAGGTGTTTTAACCCTCAACCTTGCTATCTGTAGCTTAATAAGCTAGCGGCAAGTCCgactgtcataaaaaaatacagaagcgtaataaaaaaaatagttttacagAATTATATGCACTgtcaaaagaaaaaattaaacatcaaaaattataatcgcATGGATTGTTCGAAAAATTCCAACGTTGCctaattgaatttcaaatcCTGTTTCCGGAGCAAAATGTGAACTACACATAAGCAGGTGATGCAATAAGACATAGTGTCATAATGTTTTGAAGTGCTTCTCCAtgattagccgagatggcccagtggttagaacgcgtgcatcttaaccgatgattacgggttcaagcccaggcagacaccactgaattttcatatgcttaatttgtatttataattcatctcgtgctcggcggtgaaggaaaacatcgtgaggaaacctgcatgtgtctaatttcaacgaaattctgccacatgtgtattacgccaacccgcattggagcagcgtggtggaatatgttccaaaccttctcctcaaagggagaggaggcctttagcccagcagtgggaaatttacaggctgctaatgctaaaaaaaatgcttcatgATTAAACCAATATgcaaagaaattattatataaatactagtggTCTGTCCCGACTTTGTTCAGGTAAAAATCATTAGAAGTTACCCTCCCACTTGTCCCTCTAGAAGTTAAAATTGCCAATAATACTTTCTTAGAAAGCCTTTATGTCGGAAAGGGAATAACagtgctaaatttcaagtcaatcagTGGTATATCTCTATGTACATAGATTATATACAAGTTTTAATTTAGTAAGCTTCTGTTTGCCTTaagttattcattttttttactcaCACTTGCATAGGCATCTATCATAAGTCCTAGATCCTGGTCCTGGTTTAAGATCCTCACAGTTGTTTTCCCATCACCCTCATATGCTGCTTTGTTTCTtacactataataaaaaaacaaatatgtgttccttaaaaaaaaacattttttatacacatcatactatatggatatgtatgtatatgttttttttatgtagttttatataagtatgtgcatatattgttaattaatttttttttaccgccttcatggtttttctgtttgacctaaagattgactggcagagaatgccttcaggcatgaagtccgccttttgtcccattaactttatggtggtcaataaagcatttaaataaataaaataaatcattaagtttagttaaatattcatttcaaaatattttactaattaatttatgtattttatttatacaactttaTTGACTAACTGGTACAAACAGGTGGACTTATTCCTGTTTAATTTCACAAgcacattatcattatttaataagataaattaaatgtaaagccatTACTGATTCTACCTAAATATAATCATACAATTAGTGATAATTTATACTCAAATTTAT
This region includes:
- the LOC125075003 gene encoding NADH dehydrogenase [ubiquinone] 1 alpha subcomplex assembly factor 3 isoform X1, translated to MMLRSLRQVGENIKRNPLFLSVRNKAAYEGDGKTTVRILNQDQDLGLMIDAYASYGFRLNNGITVLGPVAIFPRTILSWQIRTSSEINEASLRFFKLLEPKIDLLIIGLETKERKVINSVFKASREAKLNVEILATEHACSTFNFLNAEGRSIAGALLPPLHIDMNENDMLQSKMHYQNVFEKGLQ
- the LOC125075003 gene encoding NADH dehydrogenase [ubiquinone] 1 alpha subcomplex assembly factor 3 isoform X2, with protein sequence MMLRSLRQVGENIKRNPLFLSVRNKAAYEGDGKTTVRILNQDQDLGLMIDAYASYGFRLNNGITVLGPVAIFPRTILSWQIRTSSEINEASLRFFKLLEPKIDLLIIGLETKERKVINSVFKASREAKLNVEILATEHACSTFNFLNAEGRLLTTVAIVL